From one Mytilus trossulus isolate FHL-02 chromosome 10, PNRI_Mtr1.1.1.hap1, whole genome shotgun sequence genomic stretch:
- the LOC134686216 gene encoding uncharacterized protein LOC134686216 has translation MHRVLTEHGNVVLLWNFNDRNVDWINQLLKRIDKNRTDPCRYHGKEWKTAIDVHPGFMFVEQKITQGQVFKGDVEFMLRHCSTHSGLQKLEEKDKETELDEIRKILTTHPEIKGKDIIEFPFFTDIYLYRKVAKK, from the exons ATGCATCGTGTCCTTACTGAACATGGAAATGTTG TTTTACTGTGGAATTTCAATGACCGAAATGTGGATTGGATCAATCAACTTCTCAAAAGGATTGACAAAAATAGAACTGATCCATGTCGGTACCATGGGAAGGAATGGAAAACAGCTATTGATGTTCATCCAGGGTTCATGTTTGTAGAACAGAAAATAACACAAGGACAGGTTTTCAAG GGCGATGTGGAGTTTATGCTTCGACACTGTTCAACGCATAGCGGATTACAAAAACTTGAGGAAAAGGATAAAGAAACGGAATTAGATGAAATCCGTAAAATTTTAACAACACATCCGGAAATTAAAGGGAAAGACATCATAGAATTTCCGTtttttacagatatatatttatacagaaAAGTTGCCAAGAAATAG
- the LOC134686217 gene encoding uncharacterized protein LOC134686217: protein MVFFLHRDKIKEKCCKKKISVETNEDVNPLYHTIFDENFNIGNRAKPLQLPPLMHRLREGSQQTFNEKEKKKSKKTKSELANTQIPKEQYEGSGIVADKSNRPKKKKKKKKLSHILKDSEPEYTPKPRSYGKSTFSRDIGNFLADVDVNQRFRRTSIIDITDPQGHLEKSVEINTIVDVKPLDVSSNV, encoded by the exons ATGGTGTTCTTTCTGCATAGagataaaattaaagaaaagtgTTGTAAAAAGAAG aTTTCAGTAGAAACCAATGAAGATGTCAACCCATTATACCATACAATATTTGACGAGAATTTTAACATTGGAAACAGAGCTAAACCATTACAGCTTCCTCCATTAATGCACCGATTAAGGGAAGGAAGCCAACAAACCTTCAACGAAAAGgagaaaaagaaaagtaaaaagacaaaatctGAATTGGCTAATACACAAATTCCGAAAGAACAATACGAAGGGTCAGGAATTGTTGCTGACAAGTCTAACAGaccaaagaaaaagaaaaagaaaaagaaattatcacatattttgaaagACAGTGAACCCGAGTATACTCCGAAGCCAAGATCTTACGGAAAGAGTACTTTTTCGCGTGACATCGGCAATTTTTTGGCGGATGTTGATGTGAATCAAAGGTTTAGACGTACCTCCATTATAGATATAACTGATCCTCAAGGTCATTTAGAGAAATCTGTAGAGATCAATACTATAGTCGATGTTAAACCGCTAGATGTATCGTcaaatgtatga
- the LOC134687872 gene encoding mucin-2-like, translated as MSKLCVVVCGCLFLLLKGTSTLELKSYSACYGILFENFLQPTCSTGEKMAVVGLTSLAKELSTSCPIQVTTPNTVPETCCQYNLIDCSIRYVGSTYRTYYRQCNGNVGCTIQVSWVNANCNQTVYLARTNYMKMDYYCISNQGLDPCSSLNTKDSRVFLWNPGYPSSPLTGSTSCTCSIEASCDSTVRLTALDLRLGSSTACNQSITITDGATVLAFDCNDNNDYLPTTLYVSTSHFIQIQINSYLETLDGYYFILLEGTSPGAELTLSCASTAQSTPVVPPTSLPVCPSTDLTTESLTTPETTTEDNISSATPTSSVKSTTVESDTTTTTSVIRTDSSTTDVITVVSTTGGKTITVGTGTEISSSRASENPMTTISGTKGTAETVTKLNTGTTNEITRQSGMSTKGTISMISNLTDDTNSQPTTTKTTTNISITEPIFVSLGWTSTEKDISANVTFTTLSSVSESLQTTSAVVHEQTTQTNVTDTDKEEASPTSSKCK; from the exons ATGTCTAAACTCTGTGTGGTAGTTTGTGGATGTCTTTTTCTCTTGTTAAAAG GAACTTCGACGTTGGAACTGAAATCCTACTCTGCATGTTACGGCATATTATTTGAAAACTTCCTCCAACCAACATGTTCGACAGGGGAGAAAATGGCCGTCGTTGGTCTCACTTCCTTGGCAAAAGAACTGAGTACATCATGTCCAATTCAGGTTACAACACCGAATACAGTTCCAGAAACATGCTGTCAATACAACCTAATTGACTGTTCTATACGTTACGTAGGGTCCACATACAGAACCTATTATCGACAGTGCAATGGCAACGTTGGGTGCACCATACAAGTATCATGGGTAAATGCAAATTGTAATCAGACTGTTTATCTGGCCAGAACCAATTACATGAAGATGGattattattgtatttcaa ATCAAGGTCTAGACCCTTGTTCAAGTTTAAACACAAAAGACAGCCGAGTTTTTCTATGGAACCCTGGATATCCCTCATCCCCTCTTACAGGATCTACTTCCTGTACATGCTCAATTGAGGCTTCGTGTGATTCTACTGTAAGATTAACAGCACTAGACCTTAGACTTGGTTCCAGTACAGCTTGTAACCAAAGTATAACAATAACTGATGGAGCTACAGTCCTGGCATTTGACTGTAATGATAACAATGATTACCTACCTACCACGCTTTATGTTAGTACCTCTCACTTCATACAGATACAGATCAATAGTTACTTAGAAACACTAGAtggatattattttatattacttGAAG GAACATCTCCAGGTGcagaattaacattatcttgTGCAAGTACAGCGCAATCTACACCTGTTGTACCTCCCACTAGTTTACCTGTATGTCCAAGTACTGATTTGACTACTGAGAGTTTAACAACGCCAGAAACTACAACAGAGGATAACATTAGTTCAGCAACTCCGACTTCATCAGTTAAAAGTACCACTGTCGAGTCGGACACTACTACAACTACTTCTGTTATCCGCACAGACTCATCAACAACTGATGTCATCACCGTTGTGTCCACTACTGGCGGCAAAACAATAACAGTTGGTACAGGCACGGAAATCTCATCTTCTAGGGCAAGTGAAAACCCCATGACAACTATCAGTGGGACAAAAGGGACTGCCGAAACAgttacaaaattgaatacaGGAACAACTAATGAAATCACAAGACAAAGTGGCATGTCAACAAAGGGGACTATTTCAATGATATCGAATTTAACCGACGATACTAATTCACAGCCTACCACCACAAAAACAACCACTAATATTTCAATAACGGAACCAATCTTTGTTTCTCTTGGTTGGACATCGACAGAAAAAGACATCAGTGCTAATGTAACTTTCACGACATTATCTTCAGTCAGTGAAAGTTTACAAACGACATCTGCTGTTGTACatgagcagacgacacagacaAATGTAACAGATACTGATAAGGAGGAAGCGTCACCAACTAGTAGCAAGTGTAAGTAA